A single region of the Triticum dicoccoides isolate Atlit2015 ecotype Zavitan chromosome 2B, WEW_v2.0, whole genome shotgun sequence genome encodes:
- the LOC119360404 gene encoding uncharacterized protein LOC119360404, with protein MPSPPSRCTVLSPISFHVPTPMDPNVAGGTARRSGNPDWVLLHNSARISGHRNATTAGYHTVEGHPIEASFWLVDPPGVSYFSVHCPGLSKDFQGEPYVHCAEAALVLFTVTFVPVPGRRSIQHFVYTAGPGAPSLDLIPDPNPNKVRRGDRYGLLPGGDDDTEHYAVVFLDRNFIACDKPWCFNAHVFSSKTRSWSSKVPMSCLSQDDQALLLKHGTCKPPIMIGATSLGWVDLFRGILLLSDVLGDCPVVTYIQLPVSRVCHMNERGLPYTAKQYCCDVSSCRDNGGLIKFVEIEFDEPDRRHIGNQGWRAIIWDRMINTSDGWSQRFRVDVDNISVDRYYSDLLPQLWNDETGELELKRLILCTPTLSKHDDDLLYVMAEVNGEDGKAWVITVDMKREAVEAIAPYSTRGRKLTSWHSPCTFPKYIDPTTRTGDHVATHSTKRISAADCVLQVLLTQDWFREIDERLEIERPTLVECLSLLQCCPVSSVLSDIQEVVKYAFSTGEGEAAPKAVNLCIRSFEDFDVQLRGLLHDPASTAEGMRSKISVALRALDSILDIVPPSLKALADACHQKGGKTIFDLGEEPGDTKVLKLQCSPDASNLSHGKKPVHTNDISYKLQQGGNNPNNRQRSKHSQALSKEASRDERAVVPDRRRLGRPRGPRSSVQSYGALRTKPMSRLKASIYEGGILFQQAKEDAVASHADVATLEKGRSNVKRQT; from the exons ATGCCTTCGCCGCCGTCCAGATGCACGGTCCTCTCCCCGATTTCCTTCCATGTCCCCACCCCGATGGATCCAAACGTCGCCGGCGGCACCGCCCGACGCTCCGGCAATCCCGATTGGGTCTTGCTCCACAACTCGGCGCGCATCTCGGGGCACCGGAACGCGACCACCGCCGGCTACCACACGGTGGAGGGCCACCCCATCGAGGCGTCCTTCTGGCTCGTCGACCCGCCGGGAGTCTCCTACTTCTCCGTCCACTGCCCCGGCCTCAGCAAGGACTTCCAGGGCGAGCCCTACGTTCACTGCGCGGAGGCGGCCCTCGTACTCTTCACCGTGACATTTGTCCCCGTCCCTGGCCGGAGATCCATCCAGCACTTCGTCTACACAGCCGGCCCCGGGGCGCCGTCATTGGACCTGATCCCGGACCCGAACCCGAACAAGGTCAGAAGAGGCGATCGATATGGCCTCTTGCCCGGTGGTGACGACGATACCGAGCACTACGCAGTGGTCTTCCTCGACAGGAATTTTATCGCCTGTGATAAGCCTTGGTGTTTCAATGCTCACGTCTTCTCGTCAAAGACGAGGTCGTGGAGCAGCAAGGTGCCCATGTCTTGCCTATCTCAAGATGATCAGGCATTGCTGCTTAAGCATGGCACCTGCAAGCCGCCGATCATGATCGGCGCAACCTCGCTGGGCTGGGTCGATCTCTTCAGAGgtatcctcctcctctccgacgtGCTCGGCGACTGTCCTGTGGTCACGTACATCCAGCTGCCCGTGTCAAGGGTTTGCCACATGAACGAGCGTGGCCTCCCTTACACTGCCAAGCAATACTGCTGCGATGTCTCTTCCTGCCGCGACAACGGCGGTCTCATCAAGTTTGTCGAGATAGAGTTCGATGAGCCGGACCGCAGGCACATTGGCAATCAAGGCTGGAGAGCCATCATATGGGACAGGATGATAAATACTTCAGATGGTTGGAGCCAGCGCTTCAGAGTTGATGTTGATAACATTTCGGTGGACCGATATTATTCCGATTTACTGCCTCAGCTGTGGAACGACGAGACCGGAGAACTAGAACTGAAGAGACTGATTTTATGTACCCCCACGCTGAGCAAGCACGACGACGATCTTCTTTACGTGATGGCTGAGGTGAACGGTGAAGACGGCAAGGCCTGGGTCATCACCGTCGATATGAAACGCGAGGCCGTGGAAGCAATCGCCCCGTATTCTACCAGAGGGCGCAAACTCACCTCATGGCATAGTCCATGCACCTTTCCAAAGTACATCGACCCGACGACCCGTACAG GGGATCACGTGGCCACACATTCTACTAAGAG GATTAGTGCAGCAGACTGTGTACTGCAAGTGCTGCTGACTCAAGACTGGTTCAGAGAAATTG ATGAACGCTTGGAAATTGAGAGGCCAACCCTTGTTGAGTGCCTATCACTACTTCAGTGTTGCCCAGTATCATCTGTGCTTTCAGATATCCAAGAA GTGGTAAAATATGCATTCTCTACTGGTGAAGGCGAAGCTGCTCCCAAAGCTGTGAATTTATGCATACG ATCCTTCGAAGACTTCGATGTGCAGCTACGTGGGTTATTGCATGATCCAGCGTCAACTGCCGAAGGCATGAGGAGCAAAATCAGTGTTGCCCTTCGAGCTTTAGACAG TATCTTGGACATCGTgccgccatccttgaaggcgcttGCGGATGCCTGCCatcaaaaaggagggaaaacaatatTTGATCTGGGTGAGGAGCCTGGTGATACAAAGGTTTTGAAGTTGCAGTGCTCTCCTGATGCTAGTAACCTTTCCCACGGAAAGAAGCCGGTCCATACAAATGACATATCTTACAAGTTGCAGCAGGGGGGAAACAACCCCAACAACCGTCAGCGGAGTAAGCATAGCCAAGCACTAAGCAAGGAAGCTAGCCGCGATGAACGAGCGGTGGTTCCGGATCGCCGCCGACTGGGACGGCCCAGAGGCCCTCG ATCAAGTGTTCAGAGTTATGGGGCTCTCAGAACAAAGCCGATGAGTCGTCTGAAAGCCTCTATATATGAAGGAGGAATTCTATTCCAGCAAGCAAAGGAAGATGCGGTTGCTTCACATGCTGATGTGGCCACCCTTGAGAAGGGTAGGAGCAATGTTAAGAGGCAGACATGA